The Deltaproteobacteria bacterium genome contains a region encoding:
- a CDS encoding homocysteine biosynthesis protein, producing the protein MARFQVDKTIAEINEKIKKGKAVVVTADEMVEIVREKGEVGAARTVDVVTTGTFSPMCSSGAFINFGPVAPPIKASKVWLNDVPAYAGLAAVDVYLGATEPTEDDPLNKVHPGAFEYGGGHVIHDLVAGQPIRLRAEAYGTDCYPRRNYEKEVALEDLGQVLLCNPRNSYQNYNCAINLSGKTIYTYMGVLKPRGANANYCTSGQLSPLFNDPYYRSLGLGTRIFLGGAQGYIIWAGTQHRPNVARTANGTPLQPAGTLMVMGNLKEMQPKWLVGVSILGYGCSLAVGLGVPIPILNEEMARFTGVSDEEIFSPIVDYGNDYPQGKVRELGQVSYAQLRSGSFRFNGREVQTVPLSSLVRAREIAAILKQWIQQSKFLLGEPQHFLPSS; encoded by the coding sequence ATGGCTCGCTTTCAGGTAGATAAAACAATTGCCGAAATAAATGAAAAAATAAAGAAAGGCAAAGCTGTGGTGGTCACAGCTGACGAGATGGTTGAAATCGTCAGGGAAAAGGGTGAGGTGGGCGCGGCTCGCACTGTGGACGTAGTTACCACTGGAACCTTCTCACCCATGTGCTCTTCAGGCGCTTTCATCAACTTTGGCCCGGTAGCACCTCCCATCAAGGCTAGCAAGGTCTGGCTCAACGACGTGCCCGCCTATGCCGGTCTGGCAGCTGTGGACGTATACCTTGGCGCCACTGAACCCACCGAAGACGATCCCCTGAACAAAGTGCACCCGGGTGCCTTTGAATATGGCGGTGGCCACGTGATCCACGATCTGGTGGCAGGCCAGCCGATCCGCTTGCGCGCTGAAGCATATGGTACCGATTGCTATCCCAGGCGCAATTACGAAAAGGAGGTGGCCCTCGAAGACCTGGGCCAGGTGCTTCTGTGCAACCCGCGAAATAGTTACCAGAACTACAATTGCGCCATAAATCTGTCAGGGAAAACTATCTACACTTACATGGGAGTGCTCAAGCCTCGAGGCGCTAATGCCAACTACTGTACTTCAGGCCAGCTCAGCCCACTTTTCAATGATCCCTATTATCGCAGTCTAGGCCTGGGCACGCGCATTTTTCTCGGGGGTGCCCAGGGCTACATCATCTGGGCTGGCACCCAGCATCGACCCAATGTAGCGCGCACTGCCAACGGCACGCCGTTGCAACCGGCAGGAACTCTGATGGTCATGGGAAATCTCAAAGAGATGCAGCCCAAATGGCTTGTAGGAGTGAGCATACTAGGCTATGGCTGCTCCCTCGCAGTGGGTCTGGGAGTGCCAATACCGATTCTGAATGAAGAGATGGCGAGGTTTACCGGGGTCTCCGATGAAGAGATCTTTTCACCTATTGTTGACTATGGCAATGACTACCCTCAGGGGAAGGTCAGAGAACTTGGACAGGTTAGTTATGCCCAGTTACGGAGCGGTTCTTTTCGTTTCAACGGCAGGGAGGTTCAAACTGTGCCTCTTTCCAGCCTGGTTCGGGCGAGGGAGATTGCCGCAATTTTGAAGCAATGGATCCAGCAAAGCAAATTCCTGCTGGGAGAGCCTCAACATTTCCTGCCCAGTTCATGA
- a CDS encoding CoA transferase, with the protein MPEKRDVEINSRADTLDLMHPDIRPWPVTPPPSPEEVAKVYARRRAEDFGKWCEDNLRYEYCFTKPEALQGFKFVCIGLWRLGNKFCAGLLCEAGAEVINVEPPEGDPLRKLTPFGREEYMLESKITGEKCGLDFIHEMRGQKSVTLNLETEEGREIYKTLVSQADAVIEEMPPGYMDSLGLGYRHLSKEFPRLVYCNIAVRGTWGPYKDKLSKFGQWTLEPFGGCANAFIHNTGFPQDQLPRGRGGDPTRSGVWFADFVAGEQAANTILAALYWRDEFSGEGQFCEVTGAESQMDILDFDISWYGFNASIKARTGAWDPNLNQYEWNPCRDGYMMIGGQTDRLWYRIGMCIERDFPQFGRLIHEDPILKEMGGRNALEMLIKTYTLTTRWLRDINRIEAEQKLLEYEIAAGPVLFIDEVSEFPHFKYRPWVCTIDTDHYGTLLFSVPPNNYQMRTPHRVKMMGRPLGYDNYEVYMKWCGIGQTEVNQLKEKGVI; encoded by the coding sequence ATGCCAGAAAAGAGAGATGTGGAAATAAATAGCAGGGCCGATACCCTCGACTTGATGCATCCTGACATCAGGCCCTGGCCGGTTACGCCGCCGCCTTCGCCGGAAGAGGTAGCAAAGGTATATGCCAGGAGGCGAGCGGAAGATTTCGGCAAATGGTGCGAGGACAACCTCAGATATGAATACTGCTTCACTAAGCCTGAGGCCTTGCAGGGATTCAAGTTTGTCTGCATAGGTCTCTGGCGACTGGGCAATAAGTTTTGTGCTGGTTTGCTCTGTGAGGCCGGGGCCGAAGTGATCAATGTGGAGCCTCCGGAAGGTGATCCTCTGAGGAAACTAACTCCCTTCGGCCGCGAAGAGTACATGCTGGAGAGCAAGATCACCGGCGAGAAGTGCGGCCTGGACTTCATCCACGAGATGCGGGGACAGAAATCCGTTACCCTGAATCTCGAAACAGAAGAGGGCCGTGAAATATACAAGACGCTAGTCAGCCAGGCCGACGCCGTCATCGAGGAGATGCCGCCTGGCTATATGGACAGTCTTGGACTCGGTTATCGACACCTCTCCAAGGAATTTCCTCGGCTGGTATATTGCAATATCGCGGTGCGCGGCACCTGGGGGCCCTATAAAGACAAACTTTCCAAGTTCGGTCAGTGGACCCTGGAGCCCTTTGGCGGCTGTGCCAATGCCTTCATTCACAACACCGGCTTTCCCCAGGATCAGCTCCCCAGGGGCAGGGGTGGGGACCCCACCAGGTCCGGCGTGTGGTTTGCCGACTTTGTTGCCGGTGAGCAGGCAGCGAACACCATTCTGGCAGCACTGTACTGGAGGGATGAGTTCAGCGGTGAAGGACAGTTCTGTGAGGTAACGGGTGCTGAGAGCCAGATGGACATCCTGGACTTTGATATCAGCTGGTACGGCTTCAACGCTTCCATCAAGGCCAGGACCGGTGCCTGGGACCCCAACCTGAACCAGTACGAGTGGAACCCGTGCCGGGATGGCTACATGATGATCGGCGGCCAGACCGATAGGCTGTGGTACCGGATCGGCATGTGCATCGAGCGGGACTTCCCCCAGTTCGGCAGGCTGATCCACGAAGACCCGATCCTCAAGGAGATGGGGGGCAGGAACGCCCTGGAGATGCTGATCAAGACCTATACCCTTACCACCAGGTGGCTTAGGGACATCAATCGGATCGAGGCCGAACAGAAGCTGCTGGAATACGAGATCGCCGCTGGTCCGGTTTTGTTCATCGACGAGGTCTCCGAGTTTCCCCACTTCAAGTACCGCCCCTGGGTATGTACCATTGACACTGACCACTACGGGACCCTGCTTTTCTCGGTGCCGCCGAACAATTACCAGATGCGGACTCCGCATCGGGTCAAGATGATGGGCAGGCCTCTCGGCTATGACAACTACGAGGTCTACATGAAGTGGTGCGGTATCGGTCAGACTGAAGTCAATCAACTCAAGGAGAAGGGGGTAATATAA
- a CDS encoding acyl-CoA thioesterase, with protein sequence MLDHRTQVRVRFGDTDPYGVVYFVSYFRYCHRGIEEFLRHLDLPPETIFRNRQEKFGLPIVAADCRFLAPARYGDLLEMETSVKEVKEKVLVFRFRFYLPPATKVIAEGTATLVAIDHTWKSRPLPEVLRDKLEGI encoded by the coding sequence ATGCTCGATCATCGAACTCAGGTACGCGTTCGCTTCGGCGATACTGATCCGTACGGTGTCGTCTACTTTGTCAGCTACTTTCGCTACTGCCATCGCGGTATCGAAGAATTCCTCCGCCACCTAGATCTCCCGCCAGAGACAATTTTCCGCAATCGGCAGGAGAAATTTGGCCTACCTATTGTGGCAGCTGACTGCCGCTTTCTGGCACCGGCTCGTTATGGTGATCTTTTGGAAATGGAGACCTCGGTCAAGGAAGTGAAAGAAAAAGTGCTGGTCTTCCGATTCCGCTTCTATTTGCCACCCGCGACCAAGGTAATTGCCGAAGGCACAGCTACTCTGGTAGCAATTGATCACACCTGGAAATCCAGGCCCTTGCCCGAGGTTTTGAGAGACAAATTAGAAGGCATATGA